A window of Tatumella citrea genomic DNA:
ACATTGAACCTTTCGATTCGCGGTTTTCCACTTCCAGATCAGAAATTGCTGTCCGCAGTTTCGGATCCCAGTTAACCAGGCGTTTACCGCGATAAATCAGGTTTTCTTTGTGCAGCCGGACGAACACTTCTTTTACCGCATTGGAAAGCCCGTCATCCATGGTGAAACGTTCACGTTCCCAGTCAACGGAGTTGCCAAGACGGCGCATCTGACGAGTGATTGTGCCGCCGGATTCGCCTTTCCACTGCCAGATCTTGTCGATAAATGCATCGCGGCCATAGTCCTGACGGGTTTTGCCTTCTTCCGCAGCAATTTTACGCTCAACCACCATCTGAGTAGCGATACCGGCATGGTCAGTACCTGCCTGCCACAGAGTATTTTTACCCTGCATACGCTGGTAACGAATCATGGTATCCATAATGGTCTGCTGGAACGCGTGTCCCATGTGCAGGCTGCCGGTGACGTTCGGCGGCGGGATCATGATGCAATAGCTTTCCTGGCTGGTATCGCCATTCGGTTTGAAATAGCCTTGCTTTTCCCAGTGCTCGTAAAGCGGCTGTTCTATCTCTTGCGGATTATATGTTTTTTCCATTTCTGCTATGTCGTTGATGGCGTAGGGTGCGTTGCCGTATTCAATTGGAAACCGACGCTGCGATACGCTTTGTAGCGTTCACGCGCCAGCTGCTTCAAAGATTCTTCATCTGGAACAAAGTCTATCACTTCATGGAAAGCGGTAGCAAAATCTGCGAACCACGGTAGCAGGCTTATCAGTAAATCGCGGGATGCGCTGCCACGTTTTTCCGGCCAGGCCAGCTCCACCGGAGCCCCGTAGCGCGGCCCTTCGCCAGCCAGGTTATGGGGTACAAATGCATCAGCCGGACGTTGCCACAACGCTTCATCCAGCCGGATCGCCTGCTGCTCATTTTCGCAGGCTACCAGAATTCGCTTACCTTCGCGCCAGCGTGCGGCGGCCAGTTCGCAGGCCAGTGCTTCTGTCGCAGACAGCGTGCCCTGTTGCGGATCGGGTCCCGGAAGGTAAAACGTGGCATTTTTCATGCGATTGCCTGTGTTTCATGAAGTAAAAAGAGTGACCGGAGCCACTCAGTGAATCAGTACTGCCGGTGCACCCGGCAGTTAATAATACACACCGCAGAGCGGGGTGTTGGCGCTGGCCGGTTACTCGTCAGTACCCAGTCCGGCACGGTTCAGCAGGAACTGTGACAGCAACGGTACCGGACGTCCGGTTGCGCCTTTGGCTTTACCTGAACGCCAGGCTGTGCCGGCAATATCCAGATGTGCCCAGTTAAATTTGCGCGCAAACCGGGCCAGATAGCAGCCGGCAGTAATAGCACCACCAGGACGGCCACCAATATTCGCCATATCGGCAAAATTGGATTCCAGCTGTTCCTGATACTCATCTGCCATTGGCAGGCGCCATGCGCGGTCACCGGACTGCTCGGAGGCACTAATCAGCTCATGAGCCAGCGGGTTGTGGTTAGAGAGCAAACCACTGATATGGTGGCCAAGTGCAATCACACAAGCACCGGTCAGGGTCGCCACATCAATCACAACTTCCGGATCGAAACGCTCCACGTAAGTCAGAGCATCGCACAGTACCAGACGTCCTTCAGCATCAGTATTCAGTACTTCAACCGTCTGGCCAGACATGGTGGTCAGGATATCGCCAGGGCGCATAGCCCGTCCGTCAGGCATATTTTCACAACCTGCCAGGATCCCTACCACATTCAGTGGCAGCTGCAGTTCAGCGACCATGCGCATCACACCGTAAACTGTCGCGGCGCCGCACATATCATACTTCATTTCGTCCATGGCTTCAGCCGGCTTCAGCGAAATGCCGCCGGCGTCAAAGGTCAGACCTTTACCCACCAGAACAATTGGCCGGGTATCGGCATCCGGATGACCTTTGTACTCAATCACAGACATCAGCGATTCATTCTGCGAACCGGCACCCACGGCCAGGTAGGCATTCATCCCCAGCTCTTTCATCTGCTGCTCACCAATCACGCGGGTCGTGATGTTCTGGCTGTAAGCATCGGCCAGCTGACGGGCCTGAGAGGCCAGATAGGCTGGATTACAGATATTTGGTGGCATATTGCTGAGATCTTTGGCCGCTTTTACACCTGCAGAAACCGCCAGACCGTGCTGAATAGCACGTTCACCGCTGGTCAGTTCACGACGGGTCGGAACGTTAAATACCATTTTACGCAGCGGACGGCGTGGTTCAGCTTTATTGCTTTTCAGCTGATCAAAGCTGTACAGCGACTCTTTGGCAGTCTCGACAGCCTGGCGCACTTTCCAGTAATTATTACGGCTTTTAACATGTAATTCAGTCAGGAAACATACGGCTTCCATTGAACCGGTGTCGTTCAGGGTATTGATGGTTTTCTGGATAATTTGCTTGTACTGACGTTCGTCCAGTTCACGCTCTTTACCACAACCAATCAGCAGAATACGCTCAGAGAGAATGTTCGGCACATGGTGCAGTAACAGGGTCTGGCCCACTTTTCCTTCCAGTTCACCACGGCGAAGCAGAGCACTGATGTAACCGTCGCTGATCTTGTCGAGTTGTTCGGCAATAGGCGACAAACGACGAGGTTCAAACACGCCGACAACAATGCAGGCACTGCGTTGTTTTTCCGGGCTACCGCTTTTTACACTGAACTCCATGTATTCTCCTGAATCTTAAAGACAACAGCGTTGGCTATCGCTAGAATGTACAACTCTTATTCTTATTATGAAACAGTTGTACCATGACAAACACCGCATCGGCGTCATAATAAGTTAAGATTCTGAGGTCTGATACCTCAGTATCCTGAGAAGGTGGTCATACAATTTTAGCCACGATGGCAGCCATTGATGAATAAAAATGGCTCATAAGCGTTGAAACTATCGACTTTCCTGCAAAAAGACAAGTTTTCACAGGCGTATTTAGCGTGATTATCATTAGATATCTGGTTCGGGAAACGCTCAAAAGTCAATTTGCCATTCTGTTTGTCCTGCTGCTGATCTTCTTTTGTCAGAAGCTGGTAAGGATCCTCGGAGCGGCGGTAGACGGCGACATCCCGACAAATTTAGTTCTGACCCTGCTGGGGTTAGGTGTACCAGAAATGGCAGAGCTTATTCTGCCATTAAGCCTGTTTCTGGCGATCCTGATGACGCTGGGCAGGCTGTATACAGAAAGTGAAATCACTGTGATGCATGCCTGTGGTCTGGGCAAAAGCGTACTAGTGAAAGCGGCATTGCTGTTAATGCTGCTAACGGCCGTACTGGCGGCGATTAATGTCACCTGGCTGGGGCCGTGGTCGGCCCGCTATCAGAACCAGATCACCCAGAATGCCAGGGCTAACCCTGGCGCGGCAGCGTTGGCTGCCGGACAGTTCCGTACTTCCAGTGACGGCAACTCGGTGCTGTTTATCGAAAATGTTAAAGGCAACCAGTTTGGTAATGTGTTCCTCGCGCAGCTGCGGCCTAAGGGTAATGCCCGGCCTTCGGTAGTGCTGGCAGATCATGGTCATATGGAACAACACGCTGACGGCTCACAAACCGTGGTACTGGATAAAGGTACCCGCTTTGAAGGTACGGCAATGTTGCGTGATTTCCGTATCACCGATTTCACTCAATACCAGGCGGTGATGGGCTATAAAGAAGCAACTCTCGACCCGAACGATACTGATCAGGCAACTTTCCAGACCTTGTGGCATAACCATACAGCACCTTTCCGTGCTGAACTGAACTGGCGTCTGACTCTGGTGTTCTCGGTGCTGGTGATGGCTCTGATGGTTGTTCCTCTCAGTGTGGTTAACCCGCGGCAGGGGCGAGTGCTGTCAATGTTGCCGGCAATGTTGTTGTACCTGATCTTTTTCCTGGTACAGAGTTCATTCCGTTCAAATGCCGGTAAAGGCCGTCTGGACCCAACGGTTTGGATGTGGTCGGTTAACGTGGGTTATCTGTTACTGGCCATTGCTCTGAACCTGTGGGATACCTTACCGATGCGTCGCTTCCGGGCACGTTTCAGCCGCAGTGAGGTGGTCTGATGTTTGGAGTTCTGGACCGTTATATCGGTAAAACCATTTTTAATACCATCATGGCGACACTGTTCATGCTGGTGTCGTTATCCGGGATTATCAAATTTGTAGAGCAGCTAAGAAAAACCGGGCAGGGGGCTTATACCGCGCTTGATGCCGGTTATTTTACCCTGCTCAGTGTACCTTCCGATCTGGAGCTGTTTTTCCCGATGGCTGCCTTGCTGGGGGCTTTGCTGGGGCTGGGTAATCTGGCCCAGCGCAGTGAGCTGGTGGTTATGCAGGCGGCTGGTTTTACACGGTTGCAGATTGCATTGTCAGTAATGAAAACTGCGATTCCACTGGTACTGATCTCGATGGCGATTGGTGAATTTGTGGCACCGCAGGGTGATCAGATGGCACATAACTACCGGGCACAACAGATGCTTGGCGGATCTCTGCTCTCCACTCAGGGCGGGTTATGGGCCAAAGACGGTAATAACTTCATCTTCATTGAGCATATCCAGAGTGAGAGTCAGCTGAAGGGCGTCAGTATCTACCGGTTTAATGATCAACGCCGGTTAGAAGATGTACGTTTTGCTGCCACAGCAGACTGGGACAGTAAACAGCATGAGTGGAATCTGGTGCAGGTGGATGAATCTGACCTGAGTAACCCTCAGCAAATCACCGGTTCACAAAGTGTCGGTGGTGTCTGGAAAACCAGTCTGACTCCGGAAAAACTGAATGTGGTGGCTCTGGACCCTGATTCTTTATCGATTCGCGGTCTGGATGATTACATTAAATACCTGAAACAGAGTGGCCAGAAAGCTGGCCGGTATCAGTTGAATCTGTGGAGCAAAGTGATTCAGCCGTTATCGGTTGCAGTGATGATGTTGATGGCTCTGTCGTTTATCTTTGGCCCGCTGCGTAGTGTTTCTATGGGGATGCGGGTAGTCACAGGGATTAGTTTTGGTTTCTTATTCTATGTGCTGGACCAAATCTTCGGGCCGCTTAGCCTGGTGTATGGATTACCCCCGTTTCTTGGTGCGGTGTTGCCGAGTGCGGCGTTCTTCTTTATCAGTTTCTATCTGCTGATTAAACGTCGCTGACAGGTCAGCCACAATAAAAAGGGTTCACCCGTCGGTGAACCCTTTTTTATGCTTTAAGGTCAGAAGCTGACTTCCAGCCCTCCAATGACATTCCAGCTATCAATACCTTCTTTCTCCAGTCGTTTCTGATACTGCAACCGGCTGGTGAATCGTGCATTAGGAGTCAGGGCCAGAGAGGCATCCGTTTTCAGTTGAACACTATCGCCACCGCGACCCGCATTGAACCTGGCAGGTGTTTGTCCGTCACTAATGATTACCTGAGGAGCCTTGCCTGGCCGGTGGGTGACCCGGATATCCGCGCCAACAGCCAGAGCACCCAGATTCAGCTGGTAACTGGCACCGGTGCTGATATCAGGAGTGTGTTGCATCCGGTAGCTGACCTGTGCCTGATCCTCATCAGTAAATGCATCAATATTCTGGTGTTGCCAGCGTATGCCCAGCAGTGGTGAGATGCTGTGGGCGCCAGACTGCCAGCGTTTTCCTGCATCGATGCCGGCAAGCCAGCTGCTCGCTTTAGGGCTGGCTACCTTACCACGTAGTTCTGTATTTACATCGCCGTGAAAACGGGTGTAACTTACCGGGCTTTCCAGCCACCATCCTTCAGGATGCAGCCAGCTCAGCATGGTATGGAAACCGAGTGTATTGAAGCTGCTGCGGCTGATACCATCGACAGAAGAAGGTTTTACAGAAAGTGAGCCTTTACTAACGGCCAGGCCAAGGCTGAATCTCTGTTGATCCGCTACAGGGAATTGCCAGCGACTCCCGATCATCCAGCCATTAGACTTACTGGTAAAGTTGTAGCCGTAGTCTGAAAAACCACCTGCAGAGTGATAGTTATCCTGGCTGTGATAACCATAGATAAACAGTCCACGTCCCGGAGCCCGGACACTGTCACTAAACATATCCTGCAGACTGTCGCTGAAATTGCGAAATGCCGCGGGCAGAGAAATATAGGAAGCCACCTGCGGAGTCGTCGCCGGGCGTACCGGTTGCGGTGATGGCACTGGTGTCGGGTCTGGTGTTGGTGTCGGGTCCGGGGTAGGTGCAGGCGACGGATCAACCGGCCCAATATTACCGTCACTGTTCAGTAAGATATTCTGTAAACGGTAATCCCAGTACTGGTCACCGTCGCCGGTAAGTAAGCGCTCACCTGATGCTGATTTTCCGGGAGCGAAAGCATACAGGCCATAGGCCCAGGCTCCCCCTGCAACATAATCGTTTGCCAGCTTCACCCGGTTTGCATCGGATGTTCCGCCGACCTGGATAATCGAAATACCCTCGTTGTTATCTGCATGATTATTATTGTTAGTATCACTGTTTTGCCAGCTACCAAGTGAGTGAATACTCACCAGTAGCGGATCGTTGTCCGTAGTGACTAAATCACCTTCTATCAGCAGCCGATCTGTGGCATTAGTAGTAAAATCTGAGTACAGGATTAACTGGTTATTTTCTCCTGTGACCAGTTTGCCCATCTTCATCACCGACCATTCATTTTCTGACTGGCGATGCATGCCGGGGAAAAAGACCGAGTTCTCTCCACCGGTTACCTGACTGAAAGTTCCGGCGCCGGACAAGGTGGTATAATATCCCATGTTCAGCGGCCCGCTGACGGTTGAGCGGACTTCCAGTTCACCACCAGTGAGCTCAACACCCCGGGTATTGCTCGCATCACCTGTCAGAGTCAGACGTCCGTTGCCGGTGACGTAGAGCAAGCCCTGGCCGGTGACGGGGGCATTTATTTGTGAAGATAATTCTCCCTGCGTACTGACTCGTTGGCTGATGTCCGCCATCAGATAGGAATCCTCTCCGGCTAACTGAACGCTGCCATTTAGCGTGGCCCGAGATTCCAGCCACAGAGTACCGGATTCAGAGACAACGGTGTCGGAATTCAGTGTGCTATGTTCCCCTGTCCACAGCTGGGCACCATGTTGTACTGTTGTGGTTTCAACGGTATAAGTTTTTTCCTGCCAGTCATCACTGTACACAACATCACCAGCGTGCAATACCTGCTCGCCACCCAGTCGTAAATAGCCGGTATCAACAGTCAGTTGTTTGAGGAAAGCACCACCAGTCAGGTTCCAGTTCCCCTCACTGTTCACACTCAGTTTTCCGGTGGCCTGTGCATCTCCCAGGCCACCGGCAAATGACTGGTCATTTCCGCTCAGTGTCAGTTCGGATACCTGACTGGCATTATTATTTAGTATCCGTGCGCCATTATCATTGTGTTTAATCTCACTGAAAGTGAGTGACTGGCCATTCAGATCCAGTGTGCCGCCACGGTAGCCAAACTGGATATTTTCAGGGCTGACCTGATCGGCGCTGTTCAGAATCACTGTCGGGCGACCACTGACCAGCGTGACGGAAGAAAACGCCTGTTTCTTCCCGTCGGCATCTGCCTGTTGATCCAGGATAACGGTGCCATCTCCGGTATTCAGAGCGCCCTGATTTTCACCGCTGGCATGCACCCATAATGTTCCTGCCCCGATTTTATGCAGAGTATCCCCGGCCAGCCCGTTGAGCTGCCAGTCCACCGTCGCATTTTCATCCACTTCAACACCACCGCCGACCCAGTGTGCACTTTCTGCGTCTTTGCCGATCACTTTATAATCAGCAGAAAACTGCAGCTTTGCGGCACCGTGATTCACCGACTGCTGTAACACAATAGTGCCGCCTTCACCGTTAAACTGCAGATCTTTACTGGCATCCAGTTGCTCGTTGCTGGCCTCTGAAGGTAGCAGGGTATCGACGCCGTGCCATTGCCATTGCTGGTTACCCTGAACTATGTGGTCTGCTGTCCAGACAATATCGCCCTGCGACTGCTGATCGGTCACTGCGGGATCGGTATTTTTCGCCATAACCCCGGCAATATCCTGATCCTGCAGAAATAACAGATATCCGCGCAGATTATAGGCAGGGTTACCGGCAACAGTGGTCACAACCCCAGCCAGTTTCCAGATTTTTTGCTGGTTATCGTAGACGAACATCGGACTGCCACTGTCTCCTGCCCGGGGTACTGAGTCCAGCGGCTGTACCCGCGGATCATCCGGGGCATAGTTATACCAGCGTAATCGCCAGTTCTCGAAGGTCGGTTGAGTCATGGTTCCACCGCTCTTCCATGAATAGGCCCCGCTAAGATAAATCAGCTTCTGAGTGGCTGCATCTACCTGATATTGGGTGCCGCTACCGACCCGGGTATACCATTGATAGCGATCTTTTTCTTTCGCCAGATCGGTGCCTTTAACCATAGAGATGGGGGCGGCTTCGGTCACCACTTTATTTAATCTCGGTACATGAAAATCCCGTGCAGTTGAATCATTACGATTAATAATGAGATATTTGGTTTTAAACAGGGCGTTATTTCCAAAATCAACTGACTTATATCCGGTGTTATGGCTCACGCTGACAATGTAGGAGGGAGAAATAAGCGTGGCATATCCCGGAGTATTCACTGGAGCAAAGTCTGGCATCGGGTACTGTAATATACCGGCAAGGGTGCCATCTTTTTTTAGCACACTGATGTTTTCACTGCCAGGCCGGTATTTCCCCCGGTTTTCGGAAAAGTCCCGATATTCCTGGACCGGCACATCTTCGCGCATCACACCGGCATTACCGGTAA
This region includes:
- the pepA gene encoding leucyl aminopeptidase, with translation MEFSVKSGSPEKQRSACIVVGVFEPRRLSPIAEQLDKISDGYISALLRRGELEGKVGQTLLLHHVPNILSERILLIGCGKERELDERQYKQIIQKTINTLNDTGSMEAVCFLTELHVKSRNNYWKVRQAVETAKESLYSFDQLKSNKAEPRRPLRKMVFNVPTRRELTSGERAIQHGLAVSAGVKAAKDLSNMPPNICNPAYLASQARQLADAYSQNITTRVIGEQQMKELGMNAYLAVGAGSQNESLMSVIEYKGHPDADTRPIVLVGKGLTFDAGGISLKPAEAMDEMKYDMCGAATVYGVMRMVAELQLPLNVVGILAGCENMPDGRAMRPGDILTTMSGQTVEVLNTDAEGRLVLCDALTYVERFDPEVVIDVATLTGACVIALGHHISGLLSNHNPLAHELISASEQSGDRAWRLPMADEYQEQLESNFADMANIGGRPGGAITAGCYLARFARKFNWAHLDIAGTAWRSGKAKGATGRPVPLLSQFLLNRAGLGTDE
- the lptG gene encoding LPS export ABC transporter permease LptG, whose product is MFGVLDRYIGKTIFNTIMATLFMLVSLSGIIKFVEQLRKTGQGAYTALDAGYFTLLSVPSDLELFFPMAALLGALLGLGNLAQRSELVVMQAAGFTRLQIALSVMKTAIPLVLISMAIGEFVAPQGDQMAHNYRAQQMLGGSLLSTQGGLWAKDGNNFIFIEHIQSESQLKGVSIYRFNDQRRLEDVRFAATADWDSKQHEWNLVQVDESDLSNPQQITGSQSVGGVWKTSLTPEKLNVVALDPDSLSIRGLDDYIKYLKQSGQKAGRYQLNLWSKVIQPLSVAVMMLMALSFIFGPLRSVSMGMRVVTGISFGFLFYVLDQIFGPLSLVYGLPPFLGAVLPSAAFFFISFYLLIKRR
- a CDS encoding DNA polymerase III subunit chi encodes the protein MKNATFYLPGPDPQQGTLSATEALACELAAARWREGKRILVACENEQQAIRLDEALWQRPADAFVPHNLAGEGPRYGAPVELAWPEKRGSASRDLLISLLPWFADFATAFHEVIDFVPDEESLKQLARERYKAYRSVGFQLNTATHPTPSTT
- a CDS encoding S6 family peptidase; amino-acid sequence: MKIHPLALLCSASLFPVTGNAGVMREDVPVQEYRDFSENRGKYRPGSENISVLKKDGTLAGILQYPMPDFAPVNTPGYATLISPSYIVSVSHNTGYKSVDFGNNALFKTKYLIINRNDSTARDFHVPRLNKVVTEAAPISMVKGTDLAKEKDRYQWYTRVGSGTQYQVDAATQKLIYLSGAYSWKSGGTMTQPTFENWRLRWYNYAPDDPRVQPLDSVPRAGDSGSPMFVYDNQQKIWKLAGVVTTVAGNPAYNLRGYLLFLQDQDIAGVMAKNTDPAVTDQQSQGDIVWTADHIVQGNQQWQWHGVDTLLPSEASNEQLDASKDLQFNGEGGTIVLQQSVNHGAAKLQFSADYKVIGKDAESAHWVGGGVEVDENATVDWQLNGLAGDTLHKIGAGTLWVHASGENQGALNTGDGTVILDQQADADGKKQAFSSVTLVSGRPTVILNSADQVSPENIQFGYRGGTLDLNGQSLTFSEIKHNDNGARILNNNASQVSELTLSGNDQSFAGGLGDAQATGKLSVNSEGNWNLTGGAFLKQLTVDTGYLRLGGEQVLHAGDVVYSDDWQEKTYTVETTTVQHGAQLWTGEHSTLNSDTVVSESGTLWLESRATLNGSVQLAGEDSYLMADISQRVSTQGELSSQINAPVTGQGLLYVTGNGRLTLTGDASNTRGVELTGGELEVRSTVSGPLNMGYYTTLSGAGTFSQVTGGENSVFFPGMHRQSENEWSVMKMGKLVTGENNQLILYSDFTTNATDRLLIEGDLVTTDNDPLLVSIHSLGSWQNSDTNNNNHADNNEGISIIQVGGTSDANRVKLANDYVAGGAWAYGLYAFAPGKSASGERLLTGDGDQYWDYRLQNILLNSDGNIGPVDPSPAPTPDPTPTPDPTPVPSPQPVRPATTPQVASYISLPAAFRNFSDSLQDMFSDSVRAPGRGLFIYGYHSQDNYHSAGGFSDYGYNFTSKSNGWMIGSRWQFPVADQQRFSLGLAVSKGSLSVKPSSVDGISRSSFNTLGFHTMLSWLHPEGWWLESPVSYTRFHGDVNTELRGKVASPKASSWLAGIDAGKRWQSGAHSISPLLGIRWQHQNIDAFTDEDQAQVSYRMQHTPDISTGASYQLNLGALAVGADIRVTHRPGKAPQVIISDGQTPARFNAGRGGDSVQLKTDASLALTPNARFTSRLQYQKRLEKEGIDSWNVIGGLEVSF
- the lptF gene encoding LPS export ABC transporter permease LptF, which produces MIIIRYLVRETLKSQFAILFVLLLIFFCQKLVRILGAAVDGDIPTNLVLTLLGLGVPEMAELILPLSLFLAILMTLGRLYTESEITVMHACGLGKSVLVKAALLLMLLTAVLAAINVTWLGPWSARYQNQITQNARANPGAAALAAGQFRTSSDGNSVLFIENVKGNQFGNVFLAQLRPKGNARPSVVLADHGHMEQHADGSQTVVLDKGTRFEGTAMLRDFRITDFTQYQAVMGYKEATLDPNDTDQATFQTLWHNHTAPFRAELNWRLTLVFSVLVMALMVVPLSVVNPRQGRVLSMLPAMLLYLIFFLVQSSFRSNAGKGRLDPTVWMWSVNVGYLLLAIALNLWDTLPMRRFRARFSRSEVV